CTCGCGGCGCAGCACTCGCAGTCGCCGGAGCCCTGGTACAGCTACGTACCCGGGCTGAAGGTGATCGCGCCCGCCACGGCGAAGGACGCGAAGGGGCTCCTGAAGAGCGCGGTCCGCGACAACGACCCCGTCGTGTTCATCGAGAGCGAGATCATGTACAACCTCGTCCGGGATGAGGTGCCGGAGGAGGAATATCTGATCCCGATCGGCAAGGCCGAGGTGAAGCGCGAGGGGTCGGACGTGACCGTCGTGTGCCACTCGAAGATGGTGCACCAGGCGCTCGCGGCGGCCCGCGCCCTGGAGAAGGAAGACATCGATGTCGAGGTCCTGGACCTGCGCACCGTGCGTCCGCTGGACGTGGACGCAGTCGTGGCGTCGGTGAAGAAGACCAACCGGGCCGTGGTCGCGGAGGAGGGGTGGCCGATGTGCAACGTCGGGGCCCAAGTCGTCGATGACATTCAGCGCGAGGCCTTCGATTCGCTGGACGCGCCGGTGGCGCGCGTGAACGGGCTGGATGTGCCCATGCCCTACGCGAAGAACCTCGAGAAGCTCGCAACTCCGAACGCGGACCATGTGGCGGCGGCGGTGCGCCACGTGTGCTACGCGGACTAGCCCCCGGGACGCCGACCGATATGCCTACGAGAGTCGTGATGGCGCAGCTGAGCCCGACGATGGAGGAGGGCAAGCTCATCGAGTGGAAGGTCGCCGAAGGCGATGCCGTGGCGCAGGGGGATGTCGTCGCGGAGATCGAGACGGACAAGGCGAACATGGACGTCGAGGCGCTCGGCGGCGGCGTGCTGCGCAAGATCGTCGTGCCGGCGGGCGCCACGGTCCCGGTGGGCGCGCTCATCGGCGTGATCGCCGAGCCCGACGAGTCGATCGACGACATGCTCGCGGAGGCGCAGGCGGCCGACGGCACCGGGACGGCGGAAGGTCCGGCCGGGGAGCCTGCCGCGCCCGCCGCCGAGCCGGAGCCCGCGGAGCCGGTCGAGGTCGCGGCGGAGCCGGCAGGGGCCGACCCGGCCGGGGCGGCGACCGGGGCCGGCGCGGCTACTGCCGCCAGGGGCCGCATCAAGGCCTCGCCCGTCGCGCGGCGGATGGCCGCGGAGAGCGGGATCGCGCTGGCCGGCCTCGCCGGATCCGGGCCGGGCGGCCGGATCGTCAAGGCCGACGTCGAGGCCGCGCTGGCCGCCGGCGCCCCGGGCATCGCCCCGGCGCCCGCGCCCGCGCCGCCCACGGCGCCCGGTCCTCCGGCGCCCGTGCCGCCGGCACCCGTGCCGCCGGCGCCCGCACCGATCCCTCCCGGGCTGGAGGACCGGGTCGAAGAGGCGAGCCAGATGCGGAAGGCGATCGCGCGCCGGCTTGGCCAGTCGATCGGGCCTGTCCCCCACTTCTTCCTCACGACCGAGGTCGACATGGGCCGGGCGCTCGAGTTGCGCGCCGACCTCAACGCTCGCTTCGCGGACGGCAAGATCGGGGTGACGGACCTGCTCCTGAAGGCGACCGCGGAGGCCCTGAACCGTCACCCGGCGGTCAACGCGTCGTGGGAGGAGAACGCGATCCGCTACCACGGCGCGGTCCACCTCGGCATCGCGGTGGCGCTCGACGAAGGCCTCATCACGCCGGTGCTGCGCGACGCGGGCCGCAAGGGGCTGCGACAGATCTCGGTCGAGGCGCGCGACCTCATCGCCCGGGCGCGGGCGCGGAAGCTCGCGCCGGAGGAATACCAGGGCGGGACCTTCTCGGTCAGCAACCTCGGCATGTTCGAGATCGACCAGTTCACGGCGATCATCAACCCGCCGGAAGCCGGCATCCTCGCCATCGGCCAGACGGTCGAGAAGCCCGTCGCGGTGGACGGCCAGGTCGTCGTCCGCAAGCGGATGCGGGTGACGATGTCGTGCGATCACCGCGTCATCGACGGCGCCACGGGCGCGGCGTTCCTCGGCACCTTCAAGGCGATGCTCGAGAACCCGCTCGAGATGATCCTCTAGCGGCCATGGCCTCCTCCAGGGCCACGGGCCTCTTCCAGCGGCCATGGGCTGCTCTAACCCTCCAGGAACAGAGAGAGTGAAGGGATAGATGTCGGAGACATACGACGTCGTCGTAGTCGGGGCCGGACCGGCCGGCTACGTATGCGCGATCCGGGCCGCGCAACTCGGCCTCCGGACGGCCTGCGTCGAGAGCGGGTCGTACGAGGGCGGCCTCGGCGGCACCTGCCTCAACTGGGGCTGCATTCCCGCCAAGGCGCTGCTCGAGAGCGCCGCGCTCGCGCACAACCTCCAGCACCACGGCGCCCGCATGGGCGTGAAGCCGGTCGAAGTGGAGTACGACTTCCCTGCGGCCGTGAAGCGCAGCCGCATCATCACCCGGAAGCTCACCGCTGGCGTCAAATACCTGCTCGGGAAGAACAAGGTCGACATCGCGCAGGGCCGCGGCCGGCTGGCGGGGGCGGGCCGCGTCGCCGTGGAGACGGAGGACGGCGAAACCCGGGAGATCGCGACCCGGAATGTCGTGTTCGCGACCGGCTCCGTGATGAAGACCTTCCCCGGCTTCGAACTGGACAGCGAGAAGGTGATCGGCAGCCGGGAAGCGCTGGGTCTCCAGGAACTCCCGGCGAAGATGGCGATCGTCGGGGCCGGATTCGTGGGCGTCGAGTTCGCCGACGTCTTCAACGCCTTCGGAGTCGACGTCACGCTGATCGAGGCGCTCGACACGCTCGTGCCCTTCGAGGACCCCGAGATCGGCAAGGCGCTCGAACGCTCGTTCAGGAAGCGGGGCATCCGCAACCTCACGAACACCCGCGTCAAGCACCTGGACCGTGACGCGAGCCCGATGGTCCTCACGGTCGTGAACCCGGACGGCAGCGAGACCGCCGAGGAGACGGATCTCGTGCTCATGGCCGTCGGACGGCGGCCCGTGAGCGAGAATCTCGGCCTCGAGAAGAACGGGGTCGCCGTGGAGGACGGCTTCATCCGGATCGACGAGTGGTGCCGGACGAACCAGCCCGGCGTCTACGCGATCGGGGATGTGGCCGGGCAGCCGATGCTGGCGCACGTCGGGTCGCACGAGGGCATCGTCGCCGCCGAGCATATCGCGGGCGTGGCCAAGCACCCCATGACGTACGGGAACATCCCGTCCGTCGGGTACTGCCACCCCGAAGTCGCCTCGATCGGCATGTCCGTGGCGCAGGCCGAGGAGGCGGGCCACGAGGTCGTCACCGGCAAGTACCCGCTCGGAGCGCACGGACGCGCGCTGACGGCCGAATCCGCGGACGGGTTCGTGAAGATCGTGGCGGACGCCAAGTACGGCGAAGTGCTGGGCGTCCACATGATCGGTCACAACGTGAGCGAACTCGTGGCGGAGGTCGGCATGGCGCGCGAACTGGAAGCCACGCTGGACGAGATCGTGCGGCACTCGCACGCACACCCCAGCATGGCCGAGGCCGTGATGGAGGCCGCGTTCGCCGCGCTCGGGCGTTCCATCCACATGTAGGCTGGCGGGGCAGGCGGAGACAGGTGGAGCTTCGATGAGCGGGGAGCGGCAACTCCGGGTGGTCGACCTCGGCCGCCGCGAGTACCGGGAGGTGCTCGAGCTGCAGCGCTCCATCGCCCGCTGGCGCCGGAGTTCCCCGCCGGACCACGACCTCCTGCTCCTCGTCGAACACCTGCCGGTCCTCACCTTCGGGCGGGGATCGAGGGAGGACGTCACGCCCCCCGACCCGGCATGGCTCGCCGAGGCGGGGCTGGATCTGGTCGAGATCGAGCGCGGCGGCGACCTCACGTATCACGGCCCCGGCCAGCTCGTGGGCTATCCGATCCTCGACCTCCGCGCGCACCGGAAGGACCTCCACTGGTATCTGCGCCGCATCGAAGAGGTGCTGCTGCGCGTCCTGGCCGAGTGCGGCCTTCCCGCCTTCCGGGTCGCTTCGTACACGGGCGTGTGGACGGGTTCTCCACCCGCCGGGAGCCTCGAGACGATCGAGGAGGACGGGTTCGGGACGGTCGCCGCCGGACGCGCGGAGGCGCTCATCGGGGCCGGCGCGATCCGCAAGGTCGCATCGATCGGCGTGCACGCGAGCCGCTGGATCACCTCGCACGGCTTCGCGCTCAACGTGACGCCCGAGCCTCTCCTGAACTTCCGCGGGATCGTCGCGTGCGGCATCCACGGCGTCCGCATGACGAGCCTCGCCTCCGAGGGCGCCTCCCTCACCCTGGAAGAGGCCGGCGAAGCCGTCGTGCGCGCCTTCCCCGCCGCGTTCCCGAACCTCGCGCCGTCACCGGTGCCGGCAGCCGGCCTGCGCATCTGACGTTCCCGAGGGAATGTACTCCACGCGATACCCCACGCAGTTGCCCATCGTCCTTGAACACGGCCCGACCGACCCACGCGGCTCGGCGTCGGGCTTGAGCCCGGCCGCGCGGCGCTGAGCGCTTCCATGTAACGTCTGGCCGCCTCGCCGCATATGAGGGATAAGGGTGCCCCACCATGTTTCC
This genomic window from Candidatus Palauibacter polyketidifaciens contains:
- the lipB gene encoding lipoyl(octanoyl) transferase LipB, yielding MSGERQLRVVDLGRREYREVLELQRSIARWRRSSPPDHDLLLLVEHLPVLTFGRGSREDVTPPDPAWLAEAGLDLVEIERGGDLTYHGPGQLVGYPILDLRAHRKDLHWYLRRIEEVLLRVLAECGLPAFRVASYTGVWTGSPPAGSLETIEEDGFGTVAAGRAEALIGAGAIRKVASIGVHASRWITSHGFALNVTPEPLLNFRGIVACGIHGVRMTSLASEGASLTLEEAGEAVVRAFPAAFPNLAPSPVPAAGLRI
- the lpdA gene encoding dihydrolipoyl dehydrogenase, producing the protein MSETYDVVVVGAGPAGYVCAIRAAQLGLRTACVESGSYEGGLGGTCLNWGCIPAKALLESAALAHNLQHHGARMGVKPVEVEYDFPAAVKRSRIITRKLTAGVKYLLGKNKVDIAQGRGRLAGAGRVAVETEDGETREIATRNVVFATGSVMKTFPGFELDSEKVIGSREALGLQELPAKMAIVGAGFVGVEFADVFNAFGVDVTLIEALDTLVPFEDPEIGKALERSFRKRGIRNLTNTRVKHLDRDASPMVLTVVNPDGSETAEETDLVLMAVGRRPVSENLGLEKNGVAVEDGFIRIDEWCRTNQPGVYAIGDVAGQPMLAHVGSHEGIVAAEHIAGVAKHPMTYGNIPSVGYCHPEVASIGMSVAQAEEAGHEVVTGKYPLGAHGRALTAESADGFVKIVADAKYGEVLGVHMIGHNVSELVAEVGMARELEATLDEIVRHSHAHPSMAEAVMEAAFAALGRSIHM
- a CDS encoding dihydrolipoamide acetyltransferase family protein — translated: MAQLSPTMEEGKLIEWKVAEGDAVAQGDVVAEIETDKANMDVEALGGGVLRKIVVPAGATVPVGALIGVIAEPDESIDDMLAEAQAADGTGTAEGPAGEPAAPAAEPEPAEPVEVAAEPAGADPAGAATGAGAATAARGRIKASPVARRMAAESGIALAGLAGSGPGGRIVKADVEAALAAGAPGIAPAPAPAPPTAPGPPAPVPPAPVPPAPAPIPPGLEDRVEEASQMRKAIARRLGQSIGPVPHFFLTTEVDMGRALELRADLNARFADGKIGVTDLLLKATAEALNRHPAVNASWEENAIRYHGAVHLGIAVALDEGLITPVLRDAGRKGLRQISVEARDLIARARARKLAPEEYQGGTFSVSNLGMFEIDQFTAIINPPEAGILAIGQTVEKPVAVDGQVVVRKRMRVTMSCDHRVIDGATGAAFLGTFKAMLENPLEMIL
- a CDS encoding pyruvate dehydrogenase complex E1 component subunit beta, with the protein product MAVLTYREALNDALREEMERDDSIFIIGEEVGEYDGAYKVTKGLLEQFGEWRVRDAPIAELGFAGLGVGAAMAGLRPIVEFMTWNFALLAIDEVVNAAAKMFQMSGGQYNVPIVFRGPGGAALQLAAQHSQSPEPWYSYVPGLKVIAPATAKDAKGLLKSAVRDNDPVVFIESEIMYNLVRDEVPEEEYLIPIGKAEVKREGSDVTVVCHSKMVHQALAAARALEKEDIDVEVLDLRTVRPLDVDAVVASVKKTNRAVVAEEGWPMCNVGAQVVDDIQREAFDSLDAPVARVNGLDVPMPYAKNLEKLATPNADHVAAAVRHVCYAD